A DNA window from Rhodococcus sp. Z13 contains the following coding sequences:
- a CDS encoding methylated-DNA--[protein]-cysteine S-methyltransferase — translation MIFPQPPVGATDLAWLKERLVLDAEAADLLDVAYRVVDTPVGPLLLAGTTVGLVRVAYVADGCDTVLDELAQRIGPRILDAPHRLDPVVRQLDEYFAGTRTHFDVPLDLRLAHGFRREVITRLSEIDYGRTASYGQVAASAGNPRAVRAVGTACARNPLPVVVPCHRVVRSDGSMGQYVGGTGAKHQLLQLESSVAGGGV, via the coding sequence ATGATCTTTCCGCAACCTCCGGTCGGTGCCACCGACCTCGCGTGGCTCAAGGAACGTCTGGTACTCGACGCCGAGGCGGCCGATCTGCTCGACGTCGCCTATCGTGTCGTCGACACCCCGGTCGGGCCGTTGCTGCTGGCCGGCACCACCGTCGGCCTGGTGCGGGTCGCCTATGTCGCCGACGGATGCGACACCGTGCTCGACGAACTGGCGCAGCGGATCGGGCCGCGCATCCTCGACGCCCCGCACCGGCTGGACCCCGTCGTCCGCCAGCTCGACGAGTACTTCGCCGGGACGCGAACACATTTCGACGTACCCCTCGATCTGCGCCTCGCCCACGGTTTCCGCCGTGAGGTGATCACCCGGCTGTCGGAGATCGACTACGGGCGGACCGCCAGCTACGGGCAGGTCGCGGCGTCGGCGGGCAACCCGCGCGCGGTGCGGGCGGTGGGTACGGCGTGCGCGCGGAACCCGCTGCCGGTCGTCGTGCCGTGTCACCGCGTGGTGCGCAGCGACGGCAGCATGGGACAGTACGTCGGCGGAACCGGCGCGAAACATCAACTGCTGCAACTCGAATCATCGGTCGCCGGGGGAGGGGTCTAG
- a CDS encoding RNA polymerase sigma factor yields MPRPDHAKCALPPFERVVTEHGATVLRVCRALLGATDADDAWSETFLAALRAYPELPPGSNVEAWLVTIAHRKAIDIHRARSHNPVPTDTVPECSSTMGVPGAGDDELWTAVAGLPFTQRAALVYHYVGGLPYTEIGPILGNSPAAARRAAADGRAALRARLSTETGSRS; encoded by the coding sequence ATGCCCCGGCCTGATCACGCGAAGTGTGCGCTTCCGCCGTTCGAGCGGGTCGTCACCGAACACGGTGCGACGGTCCTGCGGGTCTGCCGCGCCCTGCTCGGCGCCACCGACGCCGACGACGCCTGGTCGGAGACCTTCCTCGCGGCGCTGCGGGCCTATCCGGAACTGCCGCCGGGCAGCAATGTCGAGGCGTGGCTCGTGACCATCGCACACCGCAAGGCAATCGACATCCACCGCGCCCGCAGCCACAATCCCGTACCGACCGACACCGTGCCCGAGTGCAGTTCGACGATGGGTGTTCCCGGTGCCGGCGACGACGAGCTGTGGACGGCGGTGGCGGGTCTGCCGTTCACCCAGCGCGCCGCCCTCGTGTACCACTACGTCGGCGGTCTGCCGTACACCGAGATCGGCCCGATCCTCGGCAACAGTCCCGCCGCGGCCCGGCGCGCCGCCGCCGACGGACGTGCCGCGCTGCGTGCGCGGTTGAGTACCGAAACAGGAAGCAGGTCATGA
- a CDS encoding methylated-DNA--[protein]-cysteine S-methyltransferase, with translation MTASRTHTLIDSPIGELTLVATDDVLSGVYMAEHHPAPDRTGFGPRADADFAEAATQFGEYFAGDRTRFTLPLAPVGTAFQLQVWEALRQIEYGTTRTYSQIALAVGRPTAIRAVAAANARNPLSIVVPCHRVIGSGGKLTGYAGGVERKRFLLEREAEVLQARDVHAPA, from the coding sequence GTGACCGCATCGCGCACCCACACCCTGATCGACTCGCCGATCGGCGAGCTGACGCTGGTCGCCACCGACGACGTCCTGAGCGGGGTGTACATGGCCGAGCACCATCCCGCACCCGACCGCACGGGTTTCGGTCCGCGGGCCGACGCCGACTTCGCGGAGGCCGCCACCCAGTTCGGCGAGTACTTCGCCGGCGACCGCACCCGCTTCACGCTCCCGCTGGCGCCGGTGGGCACCGCCTTCCAGTTGCAGGTGTGGGAGGCACTGCGGCAGATCGAGTACGGCACCACCCGCACCTACTCCCAGATAGCCCTCGCGGTGGGGCGTCCGACGGCGATCCGGGCGGTGGCCGCGGCGAACGCCCGCAATCCGCTGAGCATCGTGGTTCCGTGCCATCGCGTCATCGGCAGCGGCGGCAAGCTCACCGGTTACGCGGGTGGGGTGGAACGTAAGCGGTTCCTGCTCGAGCGGGAGGCGGAGGTTCTGCAGGCCCGCGATGTCCATGCCCCGGCCTGA
- a CDS encoding bifunctional 3'-5' exonuclease/DNA polymerase encodes MRTVLVPHPASGGVRRGASTVVVDAAGHPVEPVREHPDLAAAVAAIESAQRPRWVWTSTATVHPELLRAGVRVQRCHDLATTGTILAVREGLPPPAAAEPVDERPGLFDTAPAVGIDEVVERFAEQRRRIAGDARLELLVAAESAGTLAAAEMSFYGLPFSAEAHRRLLEDTLGPRPSGHDLPMRIVEVIEEIGSVFGRPVNPASAAEVLEAFRREGIGVDSTRKHVLQQIDHPAVPLLLRHRDLSKLFSTNGWHWLDTWVHDNRFRPVYVPGAVVSGRWASRGGGALQIPKALRTSVVADPGWSFVVADAGQLEPRILAAMSGDRRMVTAAGADDLYAPVAAASFGGDRAKAKVAVLGVLYGATSGDARALLAVLRRSFPTAVDFVERAAHAGERGEVVRSWLGRACPPAPEDFHSRGDAHARGRFTRNFVVQATAAEWALCLLAELRRRLLTDPDAGELVFFQHDEVVVHTRNPELAAAHIDAAVEVATKLMFGDTQVRFPMDTAVRTVYAEDSDT; translated from the coding sequence GTGCGCACGGTTCTCGTTCCTCATCCTGCTTCGGGCGGCGTCCGCCGCGGGGCGAGCACCGTTGTCGTCGATGCGGCGGGGCACCCGGTCGAACCCGTGCGCGAGCATCCGGACCTCGCGGCAGCGGTCGCCGCGATCGAGTCCGCGCAACGACCGCGGTGGGTGTGGACGTCCACGGCGACGGTCCATCCCGAACTCCTCCGCGCCGGTGTACGGGTGCAACGCTGCCACGATCTCGCCACCACCGGCACCATCCTGGCGGTGCGGGAGGGCCTTCCCCCGCCCGCCGCGGCGGAACCGGTCGACGAGCGGCCCGGCCTGTTCGACACCGCTCCCGCCGTGGGGATCGACGAGGTCGTGGAGCGGTTCGCCGAGCAGCGACGACGGATCGCCGGCGACGCACGGCTGGAACTGCTCGTCGCCGCGGAGTCGGCGGGCACCCTGGCCGCCGCCGAGATGAGTTTCTACGGGCTTCCGTTCTCGGCCGAGGCCCACCGGCGTCTCCTCGAGGACACCCTCGGGCCGCGTCCCTCGGGTCACGACCTGCCGATGCGGATCGTCGAGGTGATCGAGGAGATCGGGTCGGTGTTCGGCCGGCCCGTCAATCCGGCCTCCGCCGCCGAGGTGCTGGAAGCCTTCCGCCGGGAGGGCATCGGCGTCGACTCCACCCGCAAGCACGTCCTGCAACAGATCGACCATCCCGCGGTCCCGTTGCTGTTGCGACACCGCGACCTGTCGAAGTTGTTCAGCACGAACGGCTGGCACTGGCTCGACACCTGGGTGCACGACAACCGTTTCCGGCCGGTCTATGTCCCCGGCGCCGTCGTGTCGGGACGGTGGGCGAGCCGCGGCGGCGGTGCCCTGCAGATCCCGAAGGCCCTGCGCACGAGCGTCGTGGCCGATCCCGGGTGGTCGTTCGTCGTCGCGGACGCCGGGCAGCTCGAGCCGCGCATCCTGGCCGCGATGTCGGGCGACCGGAGGATGGTGACCGCAGCGGGAGCGGACGACCTCTACGCGCCGGTCGCGGCGGCGTCGTTCGGCGGCGACCGCGCGAAGGCGAAGGTCGCGGTGCTGGGGGTGCTGTACGGGGCGACCTCCGGCGATGCGCGGGCCCTGCTCGCGGTGCTGCGCCGCAGTTTCCCGACGGCCGTGGACTTCGTCGAACGCGCCGCGCACGCGGGTGAACGAGGCGAGGTGGTCCGTTCGTGGCTGGGCCGGGCGTGCCCACCCGCACCGGAGGACTTCCATTCCCGCGGCGACGCTCACGCCCGCGGACGGTTCACCCGCAACTTCGTCGTGCAGGCCACCGCGGCCGAGTGGGCGTTGTGTCTGCTCGCCGAGCTGCGCAGGCGGCTGCTCACCGATCCGGACGCCGGCGAACTGGTGTTCTTCCAGCACGACGAGGTCGTGGTGCACACCCGCAATCCGGAACTCGCCGCCGCACACATCGACGCCGCGGTGGAAGTGGCGACGAAGCTGATGTTCGGCGACACACAGGTCCGTTTCCCCATGGACACCGCGGTGCGGACCGTCTACGCCGAGGATTCCGACACCTAG
- a CDS encoding ribulose 1,5-bisphosphate carboxylase large subunit: MTTARTVLGRTVATAGFALSVPARVETLLADVEALVASIEVLLRRVDAVVGEISGIVEGAAVAVDRATQVIASTDGVVDEAAEAVTRATEIVDSTGGVVTRVDAVAVEARDIVESAGRSSEAAAELLDLYRPLAQKAAPMATRFVDEFSPEEVHAAISLIDRLPEITERVDAVLPVLATLDNVSPEIHELLLVAKDVRQAIVGVPGFNFLRRRGEEKENSGDD, from the coding sequence GTGACCACCGCCCGGACGGTGCTCGGACGCACCGTCGCCACCGCGGGGTTCGCACTGTCGGTGCCCGCCCGCGTCGAGACGCTGCTCGCCGACGTCGAGGCACTCGTCGCGTCGATCGAGGTGCTGCTGCGGCGGGTCGACGCCGTGGTCGGCGAGATCTCCGGGATCGTCGAGGGGGCGGCCGTGGCCGTCGACCGGGCCACCCAGGTCATCGCCTCGACGGACGGGGTGGTCGACGAGGCCGCCGAAGCGGTCACGCGGGCGACCGAGATCGTCGACTCCACCGGCGGGGTCGTCACCCGCGTCGACGCGGTGGCCGTGGAGGCCCGGGACATCGTCGAATCGGCAGGTCGCAGCTCCGAGGCCGCGGCCGAACTGCTCGACCTCTACCGGCCCCTCGCACAGAAGGCCGCACCGATGGCCACGCGGTTCGTGGACGAGTTCTCCCCCGAGGAGGTGCACGCCGCCATCTCGCTGATCGACCGGCTGCCCGAGATCACCGAACGGGTGGACGCGGTGCTGCCCGTGCTCGCGACCCTCGACAACGTCTCCCCGGAGATCCACGAACTGCTCCTCGTCGCGAAGGACGTCCGGCAGGCCATCGTCGGCGTGCCCGGCTTCAACTTCCTGCGGCGGCGCGGCGAGGAGAAGGAGAACAGCGGTGACGATTGA